The window GTCGGTCTGTTTGACATCAATGACGAGAGGAGCCGGCATTTCGTCCCAAGTATTTCGACCAATGGCCTGAGTGCGAAAGACGTAATTTCTTATTCTATGCGGGGTTGCGCGACGTGGCAAGGATGCAGGTCTTTCGAACGGTGGACCAGCATGACTTTAAACTCTGCATTTTATTCCGCAAATTCTCTCCTACTTCTCCCGTTCGCCAGGCACTTACCCCGAAAGGCGTGATGCAGCGACTTCCGCCTCGCCGATGAAAGAAAGGCATCGGATACTCTGCGCCGTCGGGCAAGCTAGCGAACTCATGCGAGCTTGCTTGTTGGTAGCAGAATACCCGGCAAGGGAATGCCGGAACGATGCAACTTCGGGGAATGAAATGATTGCAGGCGGAGGGAGCCGTATGAATCGTGTAACGCCCATGTTGGGCGGACTCTTCTTGATGTTGGCCATGTGCCTTAGCGCGGCCGCCCAACAACCAGGGCCGGTCCCGGGCAATGTGCCCCTGGCGCCTGCGGTGGAAGCTCCTGCCAAGGTTCCGAAGAATCTGCTGCAAACATTTTACGACGGTGGGCCGCTGATGTATCCCATCGCGCTCTGCTCGTTTCTCGTCGTCATGTTCACGTGTGAACGGATTATTACGCTGCGCCGGAGCCGGGTCATTCCTCGCGACTTCGTCACGCGTATTTTCGAACAGATCCGCGAAGGACAACTCGATCGCGAAGATGCAATTGCACTCTGCGAAAAAAACGGCAGTCCCGTGGCCATCGTGCTCGCTGGTGGCCTCAAAAAATGGGGCCGCCCAGCCGTTGAAGTAGAACAAGCTATCCTCGACTCGGGTGAACGAGTTTGCAATCAGCTCCGCAAATATCTGCGACTGTTCAACGGCGTGTCGCAAGTCGCGCCGCTATTTGGATTGCTCGGCACCGTGATGGGCATGATCTCATCGTTCCAAGGCATTTCTGGTTCGGCTGCCGCGGGTCAACGCGAATTGATGGCGGGCGGCATCGCTGAGGCGCTGATCACGACGGCCTCGGGCATGTTCGTAGCAATTCCCGCACTGTTGGCTTATCTCCACTTTCTCAGCCGAGTTGACTATCTGGTCACGGAGATCGACTCCGTTGGCCAGCGCCTAGTCGATTTGATTTCCGCCGACGGCTTGGAACGCGCCGCTCGCGAACGGGCGCCCAAGAAGAAAGCTGCGTAGCAGCGCCAGGTAGCCCGACGCACAAGCGAGGAAGAAGCGGGTACACACCCGCAGCCGGAGATCGATCATGCCTTTGAAAATGAACAACGACGAGCTGCCGATGATCAATCTTACGCCGATGATTGACATCGTTTTTCAGCTCATCATTTTCTTTATGGTGAGTGCCCAAATATCGGAGTCGGACAAGCAGGTCGACGTCAAGGTTCCTTCCTCGAATCAAACAAGTTCGCTGCCGAGCGCCACTTCGAAAAACGTTGTGCACGTTCATCGCGACGGCC is drawn from Anatilimnocola floriformis and contains these coding sequences:
- a CDS encoding MotA/TolQ/ExbB proton channel family protein, with amino-acid sequence MNRVTPMLGGLFLMLAMCLSAAAQQPGPVPGNVPLAPAVEAPAKVPKNLLQTFYDGGPLMYPIALCSFLVVMFTCERIITLRRSRVIPRDFVTRIFEQIREGQLDREDAIALCEKNGSPVAIVLAGGLKKWGRPAVEVEQAILDSGERVCNQLRKYLRLFNGVSQVAPLFGLLGTVMGMISSFQGISGSAAAGQRELMAGGIAEALITTASGMFVAIPALLAYLHFLSRVDYLVTEIDSVGQRLVDLISADGLERAARERAPKKKAA